In Streptomyces seoulensis, the following are encoded in one genomic region:
- a CDS encoding DUF721 domain-containing protein: MSESGEQDRKAPEPSGVDLARVALRAAKEQARARGDAARQKKQARRGGGLRSGARADGRDPMALGAAINRLLNERGWEAPAAVGGVMGRWPQIVGEDLAKHCVPQRYDEDERVLSVSCDSTAWATQLRLLAPTLVARLNEDLGHGTVRMIKVNGPGSPVRRYGPLRAPGSAGPGDTYG; this comes from the coding sequence ATGAGCGAGAGCGGCGAGCAGGACCGCAAGGCGCCGGAGCCGTCCGGCGTCGACCTCGCGCGCGTGGCGCTGCGCGCGGCGAAGGAGCAGGCACGCGCGCGTGGGGACGCGGCGCGGCAGAAGAAGCAGGCGCGGCGCGGCGGTGGCCTGCGCTCGGGCGCTCGGGCGGACGGCCGGGACCCGATGGCGCTGGGCGCGGCGATCAACCGGCTGCTGAACGAGCGCGGCTGGGAGGCCCCGGCGGCGGTCGGCGGTGTCATGGGCCGCTGGCCGCAGATCGTCGGCGAGGACCTGGCGAAGCACTGTGTGCCGCAGCGGTACGACGAGGACGAGCGGGTGCTGTCGGTCTCCTGCGACTCGACGGCGTGGGCGACGCAGCTCCGGCTGCTGGCGCCGACGCTCGTGGCCCGGCTGAACGAGGACCTCGGTCACGGCACCGTACGGATGATCAAGGTGAACGGTCCGGGCTCCCCGGTGCGCCGGTACGGGCCTCTCAGGGCCCCCGGAAGCGCCGGTCCGGGCGACACCTACGGGTGA
- a CDS encoding DUF3566 domain-containing protein, whose translation MSGATGAGSAGTSTGTETDGGGRGSAAQAASADASSASTPDSSSSQGGTVTDTRGARAGAGTTEGMAASPLPGERGPEQPAGPYHPPQAYAAQPPAGAVRRPRTGVGTAPRTRKARLRVAKADPWSVMKVSFLLSIALGVCTIVASAVLWMVLDAMGVFSTVGGTISEATGATEATGFDLQSYLSLPHVLMFATIIAVIDVVLATALATLGAFIYNLSAGFVGGIELTLAEDE comes from the coding sequence GTGAGCGGAGCCACGGGCGCCGGATCGGCCGGTACCTCCACGGGTACGGAGACGGACGGCGGCGGCCGTGGCTCCGCCGCGCAGGCGGCCTCCGCCGACGCTTCTTCTGCTTCTACTCCTGATTCTTCGAGTTCCCAGGGGGGAACCGTGACGGACACCCGTGGAGCGCGGGCCGGCGCCGGTACGACCGAGGGGATGGCGGCCTCCCCGCTGCCCGGTGAGCGCGGTCCCGAGCAGCCGGCCGGGCCCTACCACCCGCCGCAGGCGTACGCGGCGCAGCCACCGGCCGGCGCGGTACGGCGGCCCCGCACCGGGGTGGGCACGGCGCCGCGTACCCGCAAGGCGCGGCTGCGGGTGGCCAAGGCGGACCCGTGGTCGGTGATGAAGGTCAGCTTCCTGCTCTCCATCGCGCTCGGCGTCTGCACGATCGTGGCGTCCGCGGTGCTGTGGATGGTGCTGGACGCGATGGGCGTGTTCTCCACCGTGGGCGGCACGATCTCGGAGGCGACCGGGGCCACCGAGGCGACCGGCTTCGACCTCCAGTCCTACCTCTCGCTGCCGCACGTCCTGATGTTCGCGACGATCATCGCGGTCATCGACGTCGTCCTGGCCACGGCCCTGGCGACGCTCGGTGCCTTCATCTACAACCTCTCCGCGGGCTTCGTGGGCGGCATCGAGCTGACCCTCGCGGAGGACGAGTAG
- the gyrA gene encoding DNA gyrase subunit A — MTDETPEFMPEPVTPEEETGETVTLRIEPVGLDAEMQRSYLDYAMSVIVSRALPDVRDGLKPVHRRVLYAMYDGGYRPDRGFYKCARVVGDVMGNYHPHGDSSIYDALVRLAQPWSMRMPLVDSNGNFGSPGNDPAAAMRYTECKLAPLSMEMVRDIDEDTVDFKDNYDGRSQEPTVLPARFPNLLINGSAGIAVGMATNIPPHNLREVAAGAQWHLEHPEASQEELLDALIERIKGPDFPTGALVVGRKGIEEAYRTGRGSITMRAVVEVEEIQNRQCLVVTELPYQVNPDNLAQKIADLVKDGKIGGIADVRDETSSRTGQRLVIVLKRDAVAKVVLNNLYKHTELQTNFGANMLALVDGVPRTLSLDAFIRHWVTHQIEVIVRRTRFRLRKAEERAHILRGLLKALDAIDEVIALIRRSETVEIARGGLMDLLAIDEIQANAILEMQLRRLAALERQKIVQEHDELQAKINEYNRILASEELQRQIVHDELATIVERFGDDRRSTLVPYDGDMSIEDLIAEEDIVVTVTRGGYIKRTKTDDYRAQKRGGKGVRGAKLKEDDIVDHFFVSTTHHWLLFFTNKGRVYRAKAYELPDAGRDARGQHVANLLAFQPDEAIAEILAIRDYAAAPYLVLATKAGLVKKTPLKDYDSPRSGGVIAINLRAGEDGADDELIGAELVSADDDLLLVSRKAQSIRFTASDDTLRPMGRATSGVKGMSFREGDELLSMNVVRPGTFVFTATDGGYAKRTPVDEYRVQGRGGLGIKAAKIVEDRGSLVGALIVEESDEILAITLGGGVIRTRVSGVRETGRDTMGVQLINLGKRDAVVGIARNAEAGREAEEVDGEIVVDETVEVTEVTTIATDEGEAPSAE; from the coding sequence ATGACCGACGAAACCCCCGAGTTCATGCCCGAACCGGTGACCCCGGAGGAGGAGACGGGCGAGACCGTCACCCTCCGGATCGAGCCGGTGGGCCTCGACGCCGAGATGCAGCGCTCCTACCTCGACTACGCGATGTCCGTCATCGTGTCGCGCGCGCTGCCCGACGTCCGGGACGGCCTCAAGCCCGTCCACCGCCGTGTGCTGTACGCGATGTACGACGGCGGCTACCGCCCCGACCGCGGCTTCTACAAGTGCGCGCGCGTCGTCGGCGACGTCATGGGTAACTACCACCCCCACGGCGACAGCTCGATCTACGACGCCCTGGTGCGCCTCGCGCAGCCGTGGTCCATGCGCATGCCGCTCGTCGACTCCAACGGCAACTTCGGCTCCCCGGGCAACGACCCGGCGGCCGCGATGCGCTACACCGAGTGCAAGCTGGCGCCGCTGTCGATGGAGATGGTCCGCGACATCGACGAGGACACCGTCGATTTCAAGGACAACTACGACGGCCGCTCCCAGGAGCCGACCGTCCTGCCCGCCCGCTTCCCCAACCTGCTGATCAACGGCTCGGCCGGTATCGCGGTCGGCATGGCGACCAACATCCCGCCGCACAACCTCCGTGAGGTCGCGGCCGGCGCCCAGTGGCACCTGGAGCACCCGGAGGCGTCGCAGGAGGAGCTGCTGGACGCCCTCATCGAGCGCATCAAGGGCCCGGACTTCCCGACCGGCGCGCTGGTCGTGGGCCGCAAGGGCATCGAGGAGGCGTACCGCACCGGGCGCGGCTCCATCACGATGCGCGCGGTGGTCGAGGTCGAGGAGATCCAGAACCGGCAGTGCCTGGTCGTCACCGAGCTGCCGTACCAGGTGAACCCCGACAACCTGGCGCAGAAGATCGCCGACCTGGTGAAGGACGGCAAGATCGGCGGCATCGCCGACGTCCGCGACGAGACGTCGTCCCGCACCGGGCAGCGTCTGGTGATCGTCCTCAAGCGGGACGCGGTCGCCAAGGTCGTGCTGAACAACCTGTACAAGCACACCGAGCTGCAGACGAACTTCGGCGCCAACATGCTGGCCCTGGTCGACGGGGTGCCGCGCACGCTGTCGCTGGACGCGTTCATCCGGCACTGGGTGACGCACCAGATCGAGGTCATCGTCCGCCGGACCCGGTTCCGGCTGCGCAAGGCCGAGGAGCGCGCGCACATCCTGCGCGGTCTGCTGAAGGCCCTGGACGCCATCGACGAGGTCATCGCGCTGATCCGGCGCAGTGAGACCGTCGAGATCGCCCGCGGCGGCCTGATGGACCTGCTCGCGATCGACGAGATCCAGGCCAACGCCATCCTCGAGATGCAGCTGCGCCGGCTGGCCGCCCTGGAGCGCCAGAAGATCGTGCAGGAGCACGACGAGCTCCAGGCGAAGATCAACGAGTACAACCGCATCCTCGCCTCCGAGGAACTGCAGCGGCAGATCGTCCACGACGAGCTGGCCACCATCGTCGAGCGGTTCGGCGACGACCGGCGCAGCACGCTGGTGCCCTACGACGGCGACATGTCCATCGAGGACCTGATCGCCGAGGAGGACATCGTCGTCACCGTCACGCGCGGCGGCTACATCAAGCGCACCAAGACGGACGACTACCGGGCGCAGAAGCGCGGCGGGAAGGGGGTGCGGGGCGCGAAGCTGAAGGAGGACGACATCGTCGACCACTTCTTCGTCTCCACCACGCACCACTGGCTGCTGTTCTTCACCAACAAGGGCCGCGTCTACCGGGCCAAGGCGTACGAGCTCCCGGACGCCGGACGGGACGCGCGCGGCCAGCACGTGGCCAACCTGCTCGCCTTCCAGCCGGACGAGGCGATCGCCGAGATCCTGGCGATCCGGGACTACGCGGCGGCGCCGTACCTGGTGCTGGCCACGAAGGCGGGCCTGGTCAAGAAGACCCCGCTGAAGGACTACGACTCGCCGCGTTCCGGCGGTGTCATCGCCATCAACCTGCGGGCGGGCGAGGACGGCGCGGACGACGAGCTGATCGGTGCGGAGCTGGTCTCGGCCGACGACGACCTGCTCCTCGTCAGCCGGAAGGCGCAGTCCATCAGGTTCACCGCGTCGGACGACACGCTGCGTCCGATGGGCCGTGCCACCTCCGGTGTGAAGGGCATGAGCTTCCGCGAGGGTGACGAGCTGCTCTCGATGAACGTGGTGCGTCCGGGTACCTTCGTCTTCACCGCGACCGACGGCGGTTACGCCAAGCGGACGCCTGTGGACGAGTACCGGGTGCAGGGACGTGGCGGTCTGGGCATCAAGGCTGCCAAGATCGTGGAGGACCGGGGCTCGCTCGTCGGCGCGCTGATCGTCGAGGAGAGTGACGAGATCCTCGCCATCACCCTCGGCGGCGGTGTGATTCGTACGCGCGTCAGCGGGGTCAGGGAGACGGGCCGTGACACCATGGGCGTCCAACTGATCAACCTGGGCAAGCGCGATGCCGTGGTCGGTATCGCTCGCAACGCCGAAGCGGGGCGTGAGGCGGAGGAGGTCGACGGCGAGATCGTCGTCGACGAGACCGTCGAGGTCACCGAGGTCACCACGATCGCCACGGACGAGGGTGAGGCGCCCTCGGCCGAGTAG
- the gyrB gene encoding DNA topoisomerase (ATP-hydrolyzing) subunit B, producing MLCQKGRFVADSGNPNENIPSTDAGVLGEAVAASYDASAITVLEGLDAVRKRPGMYIGSTGERGLHHLVYEVVDNSVDEALAGHADTIDVTILPDGGVRVVDNGRGIPVGIVASEGKPALEVVLTVLHAGGKFGGGGYAVSGGLHGVGVSVVNALSMKVAVEVKTDGYRWTQDYKMGVPTAPLVKNEATEETGTSVTFWADPEIFETTEYSFETLSRRFQEMAFLNKGLTIRLTDERESAKATSGADEAGADEKAEVKSVTYRYDGGIVDFVTYLNSRKGDVVHPTVVSLEAEDKDKSLSLEVAMQWNGGYSEGVYSFANIIHTHEGGTHEEGFRAALTSLINKYARDKKLLRERDDNLTGDDIREGLTAIISVKLSEPQFEGQTKTKLGNTEAKTFVQRAVYEHLNDWLDRNPVEAADIIRKGIQAATARVAARKARDLTRRKGLLESGALPGKLSDCQSNDPSKCEIFIVEGDSAGGSAKSGRNPQFQAILPIRGKILNVEKARIDKILQNQEIQALISAFGTGVHEDFDIAKLRYHKIILMADADVDGQHINTLLLTFLFRFMRPLVEAGYVYLSRPPLYKIKWGRDDVEYAYSDRERDALIEMGRQRGKRIREDSIQRFKGLGEMNAEELRVTTMDPEHRVLGQVTLDDAAQADDLFSVLMGEDVEARRLFIQRNAKDVRFLDI from the coding sequence GTGCTGTGCCAGAAAGGGCGCTTCGTGGCCGATTCCGGCAACCCCAACGAGAACATCCCTTCCACCGACGCCGGCGTCCTCGGCGAGGCAGTCGCCGCCTCGTACGACGCCAGCGCCATCACCGTGCTCGAAGGGCTGGACGCGGTCCGCAAGCGCCCCGGCATGTACATCGGTTCCACCGGTGAGCGCGGTCTGCACCACCTGGTGTACGAGGTCGTCGACAACTCCGTCGACGAGGCGCTGGCCGGTCACGCGGACACCATCGACGTGACGATCCTGCCCGACGGCGGGGTCCGTGTGGTGGACAACGGCCGAGGCATCCCGGTCGGCATCGTGGCCTCCGAGGGCAAGCCGGCCCTCGAGGTCGTGCTGACCGTGCTGCACGCGGGCGGCAAGTTCGGCGGCGGCGGCTACGCCGTCTCCGGCGGTCTGCACGGTGTGGGCGTGTCCGTGGTGAACGCGCTGTCCATGAAGGTCGCCGTCGAGGTGAAGACCGACGGCTACCGCTGGACGCAGGACTACAAGATGGGCGTCCCCACGGCGCCGCTGGTGAAGAACGAGGCGACCGAGGAGACCGGCACGTCGGTCACCTTCTGGGCCGACCCGGAGATCTTCGAGACCACGGAGTACTCCTTCGAGACGCTGTCCCGGCGTTTCCAGGAGATGGCGTTCCTGAACAAGGGCCTGACGATCAGGCTCACCGACGAGCGCGAGTCGGCGAAGGCCACGAGCGGCGCGGACGAGGCGGGCGCGGACGAGAAGGCCGAGGTCAAGTCGGTCACGTACCGCTATGACGGCGGCATCGTCGACTTCGTGACGTACCTGAACTCCCGCAAGGGCGACGTCGTGCACCCGACGGTCGTCTCGCTGGAGGCGGAGGACAAGGACAAGAGCCTGTCCCTCGAGGTCGCCATGCAGTGGAACGGCGGATACAGCGAGGGTGTCTACTCCTTCGCCAACATCATCCACACCCACGAGGGCGGCACCCACGAGGAGGGCTTCCGCGCGGCGCTGACCTCCCTGATCAACAAGTACGCGCGCGACAAGAAGCTGCTGCGCGAGCGGGACGACAACCTCACCGGTGACGACATCCGCGAGGGTCTGACCGCGATCATCTCGGTCAAGCTGAGCGAGCCGCAGTTCGAGGGCCAGACCAAGACCAAGCTGGGCAACACCGAGGCCAAGACCTTCGTGCAGCGCGCGGTCTACGAGCACCTCAACGACTGGCTGGACCGCAACCCGGTCGAGGCGGCGGACATCATCCGCAAGGGCATCCAGGCGGCCACCGCGCGTGTGGCGGCCCGCAAGGCCCGTGACCTCACCCGGCGCAAGGGTCTGCTGGAGTCCGGCGCGCTGCCGGGCAAGCTGTCCGACTGCCAGTCGAACGACCCGTCCAAGTGCGAGATCTTCATCGTCGAGGGCGACTCCGCCGGCGGTTCGGCCAAGTCCGGCCGCAACCCGCAGTTCCAGGCGATCCTCCCGATCCGCGGCAAGATCCTCAACGTCGAGAAGGCGCGGATCGACAAGATCCTGCAGAACCAGGAGATCCAGGCGCTGATCTCCGCGTTCGGCACGGGTGTGCACGAGGACTTCGACATCGCGAAGCTCCGCTATCACAAGATCATCCTGATGGCGGACGCCGACGTCGACGGCCAGCACATCAACACCCTGCTGCTGACCTTCCTGTTCCGCTTCATGCGGCCGCTGGTCGAGGCCGGGTACGTCTACCTCTCCCGTCCCCCGCTCTACAAGATCAAGTGGGGCCGGGACGACGTGGAGTACGCGTACTCCGACCGCGAGCGCGACGCGCTGATCGAGATGGGCCGCCAGCGCGGCAAGCGCATCCGTGAGGACTCCATCCAGCGCTTCAAGGGTCTGGGTGAGATGAACGCGGAGGAGCTGCGCGTGACCACGATGGACCCGGAGCACCGCGTCCTCGGCCAGGTCACCCTCGATGACGCCGCGCAGGCCGACGACCTGTTCTCGGTCCTGATGGGCGAGGACGTCGAGGCCCGCCGCCTCTTCATCCAGCGCAACGCCAAGGACGTCCGCTTCCTCGACATCTGA